A genomic stretch from Shewanella sediminis HAW-EB3 includes:
- a CDS encoding multiheme c-type cytochrome encodes MMKRFDMKVATLATLIGLALSGCSGDDGKDGVDGNDGTPGTPAIIVATSAQSLNVTVEKVAIASDSAVTFMVTNEKDLPVVGLSHFGFMLSGLEEGENGDANNWKLLSSESCPDSKYAKCGTLTDNGDGTYNYHFLKDVTAEPAFTINDDKTLRLMVNTGGEKVGASELPYANMNYDFRAQGETPLYTKNVVNNQNCESCHDDFTIHGGHYTEVETCVSCHTDNKVSSSEKVFPMLAHKAHIGVISAPVGGCDNCHSENEQATDYANWKSVPTQETCITCHTDVNFKEGVGHWPYQDNAQCANCHTPDTLEMVHLSTYKGQNERRNNLHLTVTEAKMVDAPEAKANIDANLDTDKTGYVQLTVDILDKDGITRNEQLDLVKYMYYAEFYINWGGQDMGMERGKVLRVHTNKENFPGYVDEPIVLNYENGKTTFEIGPFDLEDDFDGDLNDSYGMVTPRIWFCIDKDGETIQDCDGKTDWSNGAAGYNWQHFFNKEGMLEERPRRQIVTNELCGDCHGTTTSEDGFVQMTLNCRSCHSVVKNDSTYFGTTCASGSVDSDGDGALDPMIMMKNLMPRGERDWTTASNAGEECLACHNANNMPTQVIRNSQTKQGDEDYVEQLTMSHPDQKVWIHAMHANNRANQSGEGWKRNVEYSADLANCAKCHIADSFDAKYLVGRKPLALDLDYMDTYDGLDPANGKDTSGNKRYAVDAVADAFVSPTAAVCLSCHGKRAATEGEDRRQVRKDVVSHMKQNGAQFGVELGQYTGEESCAVCHDLTNLKEVHGLK; translated from the coding sequence ATGATGAAACGATTCGATATGAAGGTTGCTACATTAGCAACATTAATCGGTCTGGCACTTTCCGGCTGTAGTGGCGATGATGGTAAAGATGGAGTAGATGGCAATGACGGCACGCCAGGTACTCCGGCCATTATTGTTGCAACCAGTGCGCAAAGTTTGAATGTGACAGTCGAAAAGGTGGCCATCGCCAGTGACTCTGCTGTCACTTTTATGGTGACCAATGAGAAAGACTTACCTGTCGTTGGCTTGAGCCATTTCGGCTTTATGCTCTCCGGCCTTGAGGAAGGCGAAAATGGTGATGCCAATAACTGGAAACTACTGAGCTCAGAATCGTGTCCGGACAGCAAATATGCCAAGTGTGGCACGCTGACCGATAATGGTGACGGTACTTATAATTACCACTTCCTTAAAGATGTGACTGCTGAGCCAGCATTTACTATCAACGATGACAAGACACTGCGTCTGATGGTCAATACCGGTGGTGAAAAAGTAGGGGCTTCAGAGCTGCCTTACGCCAATATGAACTATGATTTCCGTGCTCAGGGCGAAACCCCTCTGTACACCAAGAATGTGGTCAACAACCAGAACTGTGAAAGTTGTCATGATGATTTTACCATTCATGGCGGACATTACACTGAAGTGGAGACTTGTGTATCTTGTCATACAGACAACAAGGTCAGCAGCAGTGAAAAAGTGTTCCCAATGCTGGCTCATAAGGCTCACATAGGTGTTATCTCAGCACCAGTCGGTGGTTGTGATAACTGTCACTCTGAAAATGAGCAGGCGACAGATTACGCCAACTGGAAGAGCGTACCTACCCAAGAAACATGTATTACTTGTCATACAGACGTCAACTTCAAGGAAGGCGTTGGCCACTGGCCGTATCAGGACAATGCACAATGTGCCAATTGTCACACGCCTGATACCCTCGAGATGGTGCATTTGTCTACCTATAAGGGACAAAACGAGCGCCGTAACAATCTTCACCTGACCGTGACCGAAGCCAAGATGGTTGATGCTCCGGAAGCAAAAGCCAACATCGACGCCAACCTGGATACCGATAAGACTGGCTATGTACAGCTGACAGTCGACATTCTGGACAAAGATGGCATCACGCGTAATGAGCAGTTAGATTTGGTTAAGTACATGTACTACGCCGAGTTCTATATCAACTGGGGTGGCCAGGATATGGGCATGGAGCGTGGTAAGGTACTGCGTGTTCATACCAACAAAGAAAACTTCCCGGGTTATGTTGATGAGCCAATCGTGCTTAACTATGAAAATGGTAAGACAACGTTTGAAATTGGTCCATTCGATCTTGAGGATGACTTCGATGGTGACTTGAACGATAGTTACGGCATGGTGACGCCGCGTATCTGGTTCTGTATCGACAAAGATGGTGAAACAATCCAGGACTGTGATGGCAAAACTGATTGGAGTAACGGTGCGGCTGGTTATAACTGGCAACACTTCTTCAATAAGGAAGGCATGCTGGAAGAGCGTCCACGTCGTCAGATCGTGACCAATGAGCTGTGTGGTGATTGTCATGGTACGACTACCTCAGAAGATGGCTTCGTACAGATGACTCTTAACTGTCGTAGCTGTCACTCTGTGGTCAAGAACGATAGTACCTACTTCGGTACCACTTGTGCTTCGGGCTCGGTCGATTCCGATGGCGATGGTGCTTTGGATCCAATGATTATGATGAAGAATCTGATGCCACGCGGCGAGCGTGACTGGACTACTGCATCGAATGCCGGTGAAGAATGTCTGGCCTGTCATAACGCCAACAATATGCCTACTCAGGTCATACGTAATTCGCAAACCAAGCAAGGTGATGAGGATTACGTTGAGCAGCTGACTATGAGTCATCCTGATCAGAAGGTATGGATCCATGCTATGCATGCTAACAACCGTGCTAACCAAAGTGGTGAAGGTTGGAAGCGTAATGTTGAGTACTCGGCAGATCTGGCAAACTGTGCCAAGTGTCATATCGCAGACAGCTTCGATGCCAAGTACCTGGTGGGTCGTAAGCCGCTAGCGCTGGATCTTGACTACATGGATACCTATGACGGTCTGGACCCTGCAAATGGTAAAGACACCAGCGGTAACAAGCGTTATGCCGTCGATGCGGTTGCAGATGCTTTTGTATCGCCTACCGCCGCCGTATGTTTGAGCTGTCATGGCAAGCGCGCTGCGACAGAGGGTGAAGATCGCCGTCAAGTCCGGAAAGATGTGGTCAGTCATATGAAGCAAAATGGGGCTCAGTTCGGTGTCGAACTTGGCCAGTACACAGGCGAAGAGTCTTGTGCAGTCTGTCACGACCTGACCAATTTGAAAGAGGTTCATGGTCTGAAGTAA